The following coding sequences lie in one Alloacidobacterium dinghuense genomic window:
- a CDS encoding DUF885 domain-containing protein codes for MAATVAAQTLDVNAKFRDLADQYFERATFAYNPTFGTMAGLHQYDSKLENYSHATVDAQIATLEDFEKKFDDLPAFQMDTSTQADRELVLDDIRSKLLTLQTIKPWEKNPDNYSSGITNSAFVLMERNFAPSDERLRSLIAREKQMPAVFAAARQNLKNPPHIYTEIALEQLPGIISFFESDVPEAFKDATDPATKAEFKKTNAGVIAALKSYESWLKQDLLPRSNGDFRLGAETFSKKLEYDEMVDTPLSKLLDIAYDDMHKNQAEFARVGKEVDPSKTPQEVVEELGSIHPAPDQLLQTFRDTFSGLIAFIQTNRIITIPSDVRPTLEETPPFMRATTQASMDPPGPFETHSTTAYFNVTLPEKGWTAEHIAEHMAAFNVGTVISTSVHEAYPGHYVQFLWTNYAPLSKVRKLIGANTNIEGWAHYCEQMMLDAGYGQPGTGAKDEREAHLIRLGQLQDALLRDARFIVGIKMHTGEITFDQAVDFFVKEGYQSRSVGTVETKRGTADPTYLYYTLGKLQIMKLRADLEKKQGSDFSLQRFHDNFMRQGGAPIKIVRQALLGDNSPTL; via the coding sequence ATGGCCGCAACCGTTGCAGCACAGACGCTGGATGTCAATGCCAAATTCCGCGATCTTGCCGATCAGTACTTTGAACGCGCGACCTTTGCCTATAACCCCACATTCGGCACGATGGCGGGGCTGCACCAGTACGACTCGAAGCTCGAGAACTACAGCCATGCCACGGTCGATGCGCAAATTGCAACGCTTGAGGATTTCGAGAAGAAGTTCGACGATTTGCCGGCGTTCCAGATGGATACTTCTACTCAGGCCGACCGCGAACTGGTGCTCGACGATATTCGCAGCAAGCTGCTCACGCTGCAGACCATCAAGCCATGGGAGAAGAACCCTGACAACTATTCAAGCGGCATCACCAACAGCGCGTTCGTTCTGATGGAGCGCAATTTTGCACCGTCGGACGAAAGACTCCGATCTCTGATTGCTCGCGAAAAGCAAATGCCCGCAGTTTTTGCCGCAGCGCGGCAGAACCTGAAGAATCCTCCCCACATCTACACAGAGATCGCTCTCGAACAGCTGCCGGGCATCATCAGCTTCTTCGAAAGCGATGTGCCAGAGGCATTCAAGGACGCAACCGATCCGGCAACTAAGGCCGAATTCAAAAAGACGAATGCCGGAGTGATCGCTGCGCTCAAGAGCTACGAATCATGGCTGAAGCAGGACCTGTTGCCGCGCTCGAATGGCGATTTTCGCCTGGGCGCCGAGACCTTCTCAAAGAAGCTTGAATATGACGAGATGGTCGATACGCCGCTGTCGAAGCTGCTCGACATCGCCTACGACGACATGCACAAAAACCAGGCAGAGTTTGCGCGTGTAGGCAAAGAGGTAGACCCTTCGAAGACACCACAGGAAGTGGTGGAGGAACTCGGGTCGATTCATCCGGCTCCCGATCAGCTGCTGCAGACCTTCCGCGACACGTTCAGCGGACTGATCGCATTCATCCAGACAAACCGCATCATCACCATTCCTTCTGATGTGCGGCCAACGCTCGAAGAAACTCCGCCGTTCATGCGGGCGACGACGCAGGCGTCGATGGATCCGCCGGGACCATTCGAGACGCACTCGACCACGGCATACTTCAACGTTACATTGCCGGAAAAGGGCTGGACCGCGGAACATATCGCTGAGCACATGGCCGCCTTTAACGTTGGAACGGTCATCAGCACGTCCGTGCATGAGGCTTATCCGGGGCACTACGTGCAGTTTCTTTGGACCAATTACGCGCCGTTGAGCAAGGTACGAAAGTTGATCGGCGCTAACACGAATATCGAAGGCTGGGCCCATTATTGCGAGCAGATGATGCTGGATGCGGGCTATGGACAGCCGGGCACTGGCGCGAAGGACGAGCGCGAGGCGCACCTGATTCGGCTGGGCCAGTTGCAGGATGCGCTGCTGCGCGACGCGCGCTTCATCGTCGGCATCAAGATGCATACCGGCGAAATCACCTTCGATCAGGCCGTCGACTTTTTCGTGAAGGAAGGCTATCAGTCAAGGTCTGTGGGAACGGTCGAGACAAAGCGCGGCACCGCGGACCCGACCTACCTTTACTACACACTTGGCAAGCTGCAGATTATGAAACTGCGCGCCGATCTCGAAAAGAAGCAGGGCTCAGACTTCTCGCTGCAGAGATTCCATGACAACTTTATGCGGCAAGGAGGGGCTCCGATCAAGATTGTGCGACAGGCATTATTGGGCGATAATTCGCCAACACTCTGA